The nucleotide window CCAGCGTTGCAGATGCCTGTGCAATAACGTATTCAGATTCATTAATTGCTGACAGGAAATCGATTTCGCTGGTTACCTTGCCGTTAATTACTTTGCGATACGGGCTCTCAAGGAAACCGTAGTTGTTAGTACGCGCATAGGTTGCCAGAGAGTTGATCAAACCAATGTTTGGCCCCTCAGGCGTTTCAATTGGACATACACGACCATAGTGAGTCGGGTGTACGTCACGCACTTCGAAGCCTGCGCGCTCACGAGTCAAGCCACCTGGGCCAAGTGCAGAAACACGACGCTTGTGCGTAATTTCAGAAAGCGGGTTGTTTTGATCCATGAACTGGGACAACTGAGAAGAACCGAAGAATTCTTTCACTGCCGCAGCAACAGGCTTTGCGTTAATCAGATCCTGCGGCATCAGACCTTCGCTTTCTGCCATGGACAAACGCTCTTTCACCGCACGCTCAACGCGCACCAAACCAACGCGGAATTGGTTTTCTGCCATTTCACCAACAGAGCGAACACGACGGTTACCCAAGTGATCGATATCATCCACAACGCCTTTACCGTTACGGATAGAAATCAGAGTCTTCATCACATCAACGATATCGTCGTTAGACAAAGTACCTTCGCCAGTTTCGGCTTCGCGACCAAGGCGACGGTTGAACTTCATACGACCTACAGCTGATAAGTCGTAACGCTCTTGCGAGAAGAATAAATTCTGGAACAACGCTTCTGCTGATTCTTTGGTTGGCGGTTCGCCAGGACGCATCATGCGATAAATTTCTACCAACGCTTCCAATGCAGTGCGGGTTGGATCAACACGCAACGTCTCAGAAATGAACGGACCACAGTCCAATTCGTTGGTATACAGGGTCTCTACTTTTTCAACGCCAGCAGCAGCAATTTTGTTCAGTACGTCAGCAGTAATTTCTGTATTACATTCAAATAGCAATTCGCCTGTACGCGTATCGATAATATCTTTTGCTAAAGAACGCCCCAACAGATATTCAGAAGGAACATCCATTTGGTTGACGTTAGCTTTTTCCAGTTGGCGAATGTGGCGCGCAGTAATACGACGACCTTCTTCAACAATAATGTTGCCTTTATCATCCTTAATATCAAAAGTAGCAACATCACCACGCAAGCGCGACGGAACCACTTCATAACTAAATTGACCATCTTTACCTACGATAAAAGTACTGGTCTCAAAGAACATGCTCAACATTTCTTGTGAGCTAAAGCCCAACGCACGCAATAAAATCGTTGCTGGCAGTTTACGACGGCGATCAATACGCACGTACAACAAATCTTTTGGATCGAATTCAAAATCCAACCATGAGCCACGGTAAGGAATAATACGTGCAGAATAAAGCAGCTTACCTGACGAGTGGGTTTTACCCTTGTCATGATCGAAGAACACACCAGGTGAACGATGCAACTGGGAAACGATTACACGCTCAGTACCATTGATTACAAAAGTACCGTTATCTGTCATGAGTGGAATTTCACCCATGTAAACTTCCTGTTCCTTAATATCTTTAATCGCTTTATTAGATGACTCGCGATCATAAATAATCAAGCGCACTTTAACGCGCAAAGGCACAGCGTAGGTTACACCGCGCAAAATACATTCGTTTACATCAAATGCAGCTTTCCCGAGGTTGTAGCTCACATATTCGAGAGCAGCGTTACCTGAATAGCTGACGATTGGAAAAACGGAACGAAAAGCAGCATGCAATCCCATATCATCGCGTTTATTGGGAGCAGTCTCTGCTTGAGTAAACTTTCTGTAGGAATCTAACTGAATCGCCAAGAGGTAAGGTACATCCATTACGTGAGGCAGTTTGCCAAAATCCTTGCGGATACGTTTTTTCTCAGTATATGAGTAAGCCATCTGTATTCCCCAGCTTGTTCGCGGATCGGGCTTGATCGCAGCCATGAAAACGCCTAGGCGTTTCTTTGTGTAAAACCACTAACTCAACAATGTGTTCGCTTAGTCGTAATACTTCATTACGATAATTACATCCTGCAGCGCCCAACAAATATTTGTTTGTTGGCAATTCCTGAAGCTATCAGTTAATCATTCTGAAAACAGAAAAAGGCTGGCGGGCAAATACCCACCAGCCTTGCGTCCAAACTGATAATGGACTCTGGAGCACCAAGAATAAAATTATTTCAATTCTACGATAGCGCCAGCTTCTTCCAGTTTTGCTTTTGCAGCGTCAGCATCAGCTTTAGATACACCTTCTTTAACAGCTTTTGGTGCACCTTCAACCAAGTCTTTAGCTTCTTTCAAGCCCAGACCGGTCAACTCGCGAACAGCTTTAATTACGTTCACTTTCTTATCACCAGCAGATGACAACATTACTGTGAATTCTGTTTGCTCTTCTGCGGCAGCAGCAGCAGGACCTGCAGCAACAGCAACGGCGGCAGCAGCGCTAACACCAAATTTTTCTTCCATTGCAGAAACCAGCTCTACTACATCTTTAACAGACATTTCTGCGATGGCATTGATGATATCTTCTTTAGTCAGAGACATGACTCAATTCCTATTTTGGGAGAGCATTTATGCTCAAAAAATCGTTAATTAAGCGGCTATCGAAATGATTAAGCAGCTTGTTCTTTTTGATCGCGAACGGCCGCAATAGTGCGAACCAGTTTGCCAGCAGCTGCTTCTTTCATTGTACGCAGCAGGCGAGCTACAGCTTCGTCGTAAGTTGGCAAAGTAGCCAGCATAGCGATGTTCACTTTCTCACCTTCAAAGGCGGCAGCTTTCAGTTCAAACTTATCGTTTTCACGAGCGAAATCCTGCAGAATGCGTGCACCTGCACCTGGATGTTCATTCGAGAAAGCAAGCAAGGTTGGACCTACGAAACTGTCAGCAAGACATTCGTAAGCTGTGCCCTGTACAGCGCGGCGAGCCAAAGTGTTGCGGACGATTTTTACCCAAACGCCAGCTTCACGGGCCTGCTTACGCAGAGCGGTCATTTTTCCTACAGTTACGCCGCGAGAATCGGCAACCACTGCAGACAACGCACTCTTAGCAACTTCATGGACTTCAGCGACAATCGCCTTTTTACCTTCAAGTCCTAGTGCCACGGGATTTCTCCTGTTGAGATAGACATAATCTATCGTTGTCTTCATCTTCATCGTTATCTAATTAAATAATTTGATACCAATGAAGCCATCATTTGGTGATGTCATTCAGAATTTTAAAAATACTGAAAAGGGTCTCACCATCTGCGTAGGCGCGCAGCATTAAGTTTCAAGAAAGACTTCTCTTAACACCTACGGTCTTTGACGGCCCGCCATGTATTACAGCAAGCGGACCCCAAAGTTTTTTGCATCCGCAATTTAAATTGCAAGAGATGCTTGATCGATTACCAAACCTGGCCCCATTGTAGTGCTCAAGCAAATCTTTTTCAGATATATGCCTTTAGACGTTGCAGGTTTGGCTTTTTTCAAATCATTCACTAATGCTTCCAAGTTTTCTTTGATCGCCACGGCATCAAAAGAAATCTTACCCAAGCCGCCATGAACAATACCGCCTTTTTCTGCGCGATAACGCACCTGGCCAGCTTTAGCATTTTTAACAGCAGTAACTACATCAGGGGTCACAGTGCCGGTTTTCGGGTTTGGCATTAATCCGCGAGGACCAAGCACCTGCCCCAGTTGGCCTACGACACGCATTGCATCTGGGCTCGCGATTACAACATCAAAATCCATTTTGCCGGCCTTGATTTCGGCTGCAAGCTCATCCATACCAACAAACTCAGCACCAGCTGCTTTCGCAGCTTCAGCATTAGCACCCTGAGTAAACACCGCCACGCGAACTGACTTACCGTTACCATGAGGAAGGGTAGTAGCACCGCGAACGGATTGATCAGATTTACGAGGATCAATGCCCAAACTGATAGCAACATCTACAGTTTCAGCAAATTTCACATTAGAAAGCTCTTTCAACAATGCAACGGCATCATCAATTGAATATTGCTTTGTGGAATCTACTTTCTCATTGATAGCACGTTGACGCTTGGTAATTTTTGCCATCTTATACGCCCTCCACTTCCAGACCCATTGAACGCGCAGAGCCCGCGATAGTGCGTACGGCGGCATCCATATCAGCAGCAGTCAAATCTGCCATTTTAGTGGTAGCGATCGCCTCCAGCTGAGCGCGATTTACCTTGCCTACTTTGTTAGTGTTCGGACGTCCACTACCGCTGGTAATACCAGCGGCTTTCTTCAACAAGAAAGAAGCCGGCGGAGTCTTCATCACAAAAGTAAAGCTACGGTCGCTGTATACACTGATGATTACAGGAACAGGCGAGCCTACTTCCATGCCCTGTGTTTGGGCATTGAAAGCTTTACAGAATTCCATAATGTTAACACCATGTTGACCAAGAGCTGGACCAACGGGTGGACTTGGGTTTGCTTTGCCAGCTGCAACTTGCAGCTTAACGTAAGCGGTTACTTTTTTTGCCATGACATTACTCCCCTATGGGTGTTAGCGCCTCAGCCAGACCTTTGGCAAAATCTGACGTCTCCGGCTCCCCGCCTTGGCTAGACCAAGGACACGAAAACCCCTCTTTGCACAGCAAAGAAGGGCATTTAAAACTTATTTAGCACCTAGGTTTTTTCGACCTGACTAAATTCCAGTTCAACTGGAGTTGAACGACCAAAAATCAACACAGCAACACGTAATTTATTCTTATCGTAGTTAACCTCTTCAACAACTCCATTGAAGTCGTTAAAAGGGCCATCAATAACACGCACCATCTCGCCTGGCTCAAATATAGTTTTTGGCTTTGGCTTTTCTATTGAATCATCCACGCGACGTAAAATTGCATCAGCCTCTTTCTCTGTGATTGGAGCAGGCTGATCAGCTTTCCCACCAATAAAACCCATTACTCTCGGCGTGTCTTTTACCAAATGCCATGTATCGTCATTTAATTCCATTTGAACTAATACATAGCCCGGAAAAAACTTCCTTTCGCTTTTACGTTTTTGACCACCACGCATTTCAATGACTTCCTCTGTTGGCACCAAAATTTCACCAAAAGAGTCATCCATACCATACAGAGCCACACGATCACGCAAAGAGGCTGCCACTTTTTTTTCATAACCGGAATAGGCATGCACTACGTACCAACGCTTAGCCATACTTATCTACCCTATGATGTTAGAGGCAATAAAACCGAAAAGAGTGTCCAGCAGCCACAGAATGATCGCCATTACGATAACCACAGCTATCACAATCAAAGTTGTTTGATTAGTTTCCTGGCGCGTAGGCCATACAACTTTACGTAACTCAACAAGAGCTCCACGCACAACATCAGCTATTGCAACACCTTTTGCAGTCTGCAATGCAACTAGAATTGCAATGAAAGCAAGCACCAACAATGCCAAGGCACGATAAAGCACTGACTCAGCAGAAAAATGAGAATTTCCAACAACGCCAGCAGCAACTATAGCAACCACCAGAAGCCACTTCAGAGCATCCAGTCGATAAACTTTTTCTTCAGTATTTGCAGTCATTATCGCGAAAACCTTCATGAAATTTGGCAGGCCAGGAGGGACTCGAACCCCCAACACCCGGTTTTGGAGACCGGTGCTCTACCAATTGAACTACTGGCCTAACATATGAAGCATAAGTGCGGTCACTCAATGCGACCGCACCACATTAATTACTGAATGATTTTGGCAACAACACCAGCACCAACAGTACGACCACCTTCACGGATAGCAAAACGCAGACCGTCTTCCATCGCGATTGGGTGAATCAGGGTAACAACCATCTTAATGTTGTCGCCCGGCATAACCATTTCAACGCCTTCCGGCAACTCTACCGCACCCGTTACATCAGTAGTACGGAAGTAGAACTGTGGACGATAACCTTTGAAGAACGGAGTATGACGACCACCTTCTTCTTTGGACAGAACATACACTTCAGATTCAAACTTGGTGTGCGGCGTTACAGAGTTTGGCTTACACAATACTTGGCCACGCTCAACTTCATCACGCTTGGTACCGCGCAACAGAACACCAACGTTCTCACCAGCACGACCTTCGTCGAGCAACTTGCGGAACATCTCAACACCAGTACAGGTAGTTTTAACGGTGTCTTTCAGACCAACGATGGCGATTTCCTCACCAACCTTAACAATACCGCGCTCTACACGACCAGTTACCACAGTACCGCGACCAGAGATAGAGAACACATCTTCTACCGGCATCAGGAATGGCTGATCAATTGCACGCACAGGCTCTGGGATGTATGCATCCAGAGACTCAACCAATTTACGAACAGCAGAAGTGCCCAGTTCGTTATCGTCTTGACCGTTAAGAGCCATCAACGCAGAGCCAGCAATGATTGGAGTATCATCACCTGGGAAGTCATAGGTAGACAGAAGCTCACGCAACTCCATCTCCACCAACTCCAGCATTTCGTTGTATTCATCGGTACCTACGCCGCCGCAGTCTTCCGCCAGCAGGTCAGCTTTGTTCAGGAATACTACGATGTAAGGTACACCAACCTGACGAGACAGCAGGATGTGCTCACGGGTTTGCGGCATTGGACCATCGGTCGCACCACACACCAGAATCGCGCCATCCATCTGAGCAGCACCGGTAATCATGTTTTTCACATAATCGGCGTGACCTGGACAGTCTACGTGCGCATAGTGGCGAATGGGTGAATCATATTCAACGTGAGAGGTATTAATAGTAATACCACGCGCCTTTTCTTCCGGTGCCTTATCGATGCCATCAAAGGCAACCGCTTCACCGCCCCAGCTTTCTGCACACACCTTGGTCAAGGCTGCAGTCAGAGTGGTTTTACCGTGGTCAACGTGACCAATGGTGCCCACGTTGACGTGGGGCTTGTTACGTTCAAACTTTTCCTTCGCCATTGCGAGCGCCTCCTCAGACGTAGATGACTTTTCTTACAGATAAAAAAACTGCGAAGGCAACCCTTCGCAGCATATTTATGGAGCTCATAAGCAGATTTGAACTGCTGACCTCACCCTTACCAAGGGTGTGCTCTACCAACTGAGCTATATGAGCCAAAACTTTTAATTAATATGGAGCGGGTAGCGGGAATCGAACCCGCGCCATCAGCTTGGAAGGCTGAGGTTCTACCATTGAACCATACCCGCTTAAGTCAGATATTGGTATAACCAACCCTTCAAACAATCTCGAGAATTTGGTGCAGGGGGGTGGATTCGAACCACCGAAGCTTACGCGTCAGATTTACAGTCTGATCCCTTTGGCCGCTCGGGAACCCCTGCCGAAATCGCCGGCATTTTCCGACTCACACTATCGACTGTCAATCTATTTTTTTAACAAATTCACAGAGTTACAACAACTACGCGATTAAAAATGGAGCTGGCGAGAGGAATCGAACCCCCGACCGGCTGATTACAAGTCAGCTGCTCTACCTACTGAGCTACGCCAGCTTTTTTATCACGCCCGTTTGTGGAGGCAGAATTTTAGTGAAACATTTGCCCCGAATCAACACCCAAACAAAAATTTTGTCTCTTTTCTAATGAATACTCTTTCGATAGAAGTGTTGCCCATACGGATTCGCCCACTTTTTCATCAAACCCTGGCTCAATAACCAACCATATCTCCTGAATCATCTTTGGAAGCATTTTTATATCAACACCATATCCAAGATTCTTTATCTCCGCAGCGCGAGCCTCCGCTTGTACATAATCAGCAAAGCGACCAAATGATATTCCGTTAGTAAGCTCGCCTTTTGCAATAATATGACTCTCAATTCCTTTGCTTTGCAGCTCATAAAGCCGCCGCAATGCTTCTCGTTCCGACATTTCAGGAGGGAGATAAACCCAGTAAAGCTCACCCTCTTTTATTTCAACAGGCGTGATATGCGCAGCAATTCCCAGCGACACCAAATGCTCCAGCGCATACTCCGCCTGTAATAACTGATTGTAAGGTCCGATCATAGTACACAAATCAGCATCGGCTTTTTCCTCGGCACCAGTAGTTTGCTTTTTTAATGGACGAGCGCCGTGAGACTTTTCTTCATTGACTCGCTCAGCCAAAAGTAACAACTTCTCCGCACCAATTGAGGTACTTTGTTTTGGTTCTGAAACTTTCTTTATGCCGCCCTCTGTGCCACCCAAATCCCAATAGTGGTATCCCCAAAAGATAAAATTTGCGGCAAGCAAAAAAATAAAAATCGCCCTCATGTATTACTCCATCGGGGACATTCGCCCCATTACATAAACCAACCCATCCAATATCAGGTCGGGAATTAGGAGTGCCTGAGGATAAAATAGCGCCAAGCTATCAGCATCCCCCCCCGTCAAGACCAATTGGATATTGTTTTCACCAAGACCAGAGAGCTGCCTGATTCCATTTTCGACAACGCCAGTCACCATTGAGGAAACACCTGCAAAAACGGCACTATCAGTTCCTTTCCCTGGCAACAAACCCATCGAGAACCGCTCTTTATCGATTTGAATTAGGCGCAAGCTTGAATTTATAGAACCAAAGATGGAGGCAAGACCCGGTGCTATATACCCCCCCTGATGACTACCGTCGCCAGACAGTAAATCCACTGTCATAGCAGTACCGCAAGAAACAATCACGCATGCCCCGCCAACCAAATGATAGCCCGCAAGCAGCCCTAACCATCGATCAACACCTAAACCCGCAGGCACTTCATAGCCATTTTTTACCACACCAACCTGCTCGCAGCTTTGAGCAAATTGCGGCAAAACAGAAAAGAAACCATTGATCCATTCTGTCAATTCGGCATCCAGCTTCCCGCCGACAACACTAACCACCCACACTACTTTTACTTGTGATTTGTATGGCCCCAGACAGCCCTCCAAAGCTTTAAATCCGAAACCTGTATTTACAATACCTCGATCCACTATTACGGAATCGTTCCTGAGCCTCCATTTTGTACGGGTATTGCCCATATCAATATCAAGAAACATGCTCCCTCCTTAATGAAACTTCTCCTCCATGAAATATTACTCTATCACCATCCACATCAAGCACGAGAGCTCCAGAGTCATCCACGCCACAAAAAACACCCTGCTGGACATGATTTCCCTTATGGATATATACAAATTGATTCAGATAACTTGCGACCGACACCCACTCATTCTTAAAGGTCGAAAAACCATCCGTATGGTATCGAGAAAGAATTAAATTCAGCTCAGACAATAAACAAGAAGCCAGTTGGTTACGCCTTGGTAACGGGAGATTTTGTTCAGCAAAGATTTTATTAAGGCTACTCCATGGCTGCTCAATGCGGGAAGCATAACCATCACCCATCGATACATTGAGACCAATACCAATAACCACTACACAATAACCAGCGGGATCTCCATTCACTTCTATCAAAACACCGCCAAGCTTTTTATCTTTATATAAAATATCATTTGGCCACTTAAGCTGGAGACCACATACTCCATAGCGCCGCAAACATCGCACCACAGCTAATCCGATCGTTAAGCTCAGCCCTTCCAATACTGCAATGCCACCTTCAAACCCCCAACCAATTGAAAGGTAAAGATTTTGCGCAAACGGACTAACCCAGGCGCGCCCCCTTCGACCTCGACCTGCGGTTTGGCTTTCAGCCAAGCACACTTTTCTTTCTGGTTTATTTTGCCGCAACAAATAAGAATTAGTTGAATCTATCTGTGCAAAAACGTTGATATTAAGAAGATCATGAAACTGAGCCTGTATCTTTGATTCATCCAACAAATCAAGTCCACCCTTAATGCAATATCCCTTCCCTTTTATGGATACAACATCAAGACCAATCAACTCAAGCT belongs to Cellvibrio sp. pealriver and includes:
- the rplL gene encoding 50S ribosomal protein L7/L12, which codes for MSLTKEDIINAIAEMSVKDVVELVSAMEEKFGVSAAAAVAVAAGPAAAAAEEQTEFTVMLSSAGDKKVNVIKAVRELTGLGLKEAKDLVEGAPKAVKEGVSKADADAAKAKLEEAGAIVELK
- the rplJ gene encoding 50S ribosomal protein L10; translated protein: MALGLEGKKAIVAEVHEVAKSALSAVVADSRGVTVGKMTALRKQAREAGVWVKIVRNTLARRAVQGTAYECLADSFVGPTLLAFSNEHPGAGARILQDFARENDKFELKAAAFEGEKVNIAMLATLPTYDEAVARLLRTMKEAAAGKLVRTIAAVRDQKEQAA
- the rplA gene encoding 50S ribosomal protein L1; the encoded protein is MAKITKRQRAINEKVDSTKQYSIDDAVALLKELSNVKFAETVDVAISLGIDPRKSDQSVRGATTLPHGNGKSVRVAVFTQGANAEAAKAAGAEFVGMDELAAEIKAGKMDFDVVIASPDAMRVVGQLGQVLGPRGLMPNPKTGTVTPDVVTAVKNAKAGQVRYRAEKGGIVHGGLGKISFDAVAIKENLEALVNDLKKAKPATSKGIYLKKICLSTTMGPGLVIDQASLAI
- the rplK gene encoding 50S ribosomal protein L11, producing the protein MAKKVTAYVKLQVAAGKANPSPPVGPALGQHGVNIMEFCKAFNAQTQGMEVGSPVPVIISVYSDRSFTFVMKTPPASFLLKKAAGITSGSGRPNTNKVGKVNRAQLEAIATTKMADLTAADMDAAVRTIAGSARSMGLEVEGV
- the nusG gene encoding transcription termination/antitermination protein NusG, producing MAKRWYVVHAYSGYEKKVAASLRDRVALYGMDDSFGEILVPTEEVIEMRGGQKRKSERKFFPGYVLVQMELNDDTWHLVKDTPRVMGFIGGKADQPAPITEKEADAILRRVDDSIEKPKPKTIFEPGEMVRVIDGPFNDFNGVVEEVNYDKNKLRVAVLIFGRSTPVELEFSQVEKT
- the secE gene encoding preprotein translocase subunit SecE — encoded protein: MTANTEEKVYRLDALKWLLVVAIVAAGVVGNSHFSAESVLYRALALLVLAFIAILVALQTAKGVAIADVVRGALVELRKVVWPTRQETNQTTLIVIAVVIVMAIILWLLDTLFGFIASNIIG
- the tuf gene encoding elongation factor Tu; the encoded protein is MAKEKFERNKPHVNVGTIGHVDHGKTTLTAALTKVCAESWGGEAVAFDGIDKAPEEKARGITINTSHVEYDSPIRHYAHVDCPGHADYVKNMITGAAQMDGAILVCGATDGPMPQTREHILLSRQVGVPYIVVFLNKADLLAEDCGGVGTDEYNEMLELVEMELRELLSTYDFPGDDTPIIAGSALMALNGQDDNELGTSAVRKLVESLDAYIPEPVRAIDQPFLMPVEDVFSISGRGTVVTGRVERGIVKVGEEIAIVGLKDTVKTTCTGVEMFRKLLDEGRAGENVGVLLRGTKRDEVERGQVLCKPNSVTPHTKFESEVYVLSKEEGGRHTPFFKGYRPQFYFRTTDVTGAVELPEGVEMVMPGDNIKMVVTLIHPIAMEDGLRFAIREGGRTVGAGVVAKIIQ
- a CDS encoding SPOR domain-containing protein, coding for MRAIFIFLLAANFIFWGYHYWDLGGTEGGIKKVSEPKQSTSIGAEKLLLLAERVNEEKSHGARPLKKQTTGAEEKADADLCTMIGPYNQLLQAEYALEHLVSLGIAAHITPVEIKEGELYWVYLPPEMSEREALRRLYELQSKGIESHIIAKGELTNGISFGRFADYVQAEARAAEIKNLGYGVDIKMLPKMIQEIWLVIEPGFDEKVGESVWATLLSKEYSLEKRQNFCLGVDSGQMFH
- a CDS encoding type III pantothenate kinase yields the protein MFLDIDMGNTRTKWRLRNDSVIVDRGIVNTGFGFKALEGCLGPYKSQVKVVWVVSVVGGKLDAELTEWINGFFSVLPQFAQSCEQVGVVKNGYEVPAGLGVDRWLGLLAGYHLVGGACVIVSCGTAMTVDLLSGDGSHQGGYIAPGLASIFGSINSSLRLIQIDKERFSMGLLPGKGTDSAVFAGVSSMVTGVVENGIRQLSGLGENNIQLVLTGGDADSLALFYPQALLIPDLILDGLVYVMGRMSPME
- the birA gene encoding bifunctional biotin--[acetyl-CoA-carboxylase] ligase/biotin operon repressor BirA translates to MNLGLFESNALSEVLKLLSDGQVHSGEELGMLLGISRAAVWKTLKKLELIGLDVVSIKGKGYCIKGGLDLLDESKIQAQFHDLLNINVFAQIDSTNSYLLRQNKPERKVCLAESQTAGRGRRGRAWVSPFAQNLYLSIGWGFEGGIAVLEGLSLTIGLAVVRCLRRYGVCGLQLKWPNDILYKDKKLGGVLIEVNGDPAGYCVVVIGIGLNVSMGDGYASRIEQPWSSLNKIFAEQNLPLPRRNQLASCLLSELNLILSRYHTDGFSTFKNEWVSVASYLNQFVYIHKGNHVQQGVFCGVDDSGALVLDVDGDRVIFHGGEVSLRREHVS